A genomic window from Planococcus rifietoensis includes:
- a CDS encoding GNAT family N-acetyltransferase, which yields MQKVKIVETELEKEQAFEIRRKVFVDEQGVALHVEMDEHDDSATHFIGYELEQPIAAARIREYEQGVGKVERVCVLPEYRGHHFGAEMMEQLEEYARSIGYFRLQLNSQSHAIPFYERLGYDVVSPEFMDAGIPHRQMEKTL from the coding sequence TTGCAGAAAGTGAAAATCGTTGAAACCGAACTCGAAAAAGAACAGGCTTTTGAAATCCGCCGGAAAGTTTTCGTCGATGAGCAAGGCGTCGCACTTCATGTGGAAATGGATGAACATGACGACAGCGCCACTCATTTTATCGGATATGAACTCGAACAGCCGATTGCCGCTGCCCGAATCCGCGAGTACGAACAAGGCGTCGGCAAAGTCGAACGCGTTTGCGTATTGCCTGAATACCGTGGGCATCATTTTGGCGCGGAGATGATGGAACAGCTCGAGGAATATGCCCGCTCGATCGGCTATTTCCGCTTGCAGCTCAACTCCCAAAGCCATGCCATCCCGTTTTACGAACGGCTTGGCTATGACGTCGTCTCTCCAGAATTCATGGACGCTGGCATTCCACATCGCCAAATGGAAAAAACCTTATAA
- the fabI gene encoding enoyl-ACP reductase FabI, which yields MSISLKDKTYVIMGVANKRSIAWGIARSLDAAGANLIFTYAGERFEKSVRDLVATLDGNHEQILPCDVTSDEDVEKCFNTIKESAGKIDGLAHCIAFAKTEELSGDFSDTSRDGFLLAHNISSYSLTIVSKYAKPLMTEGGSIVALTYIGGERVMPNYNVMGVAKASLEMSVRYLAADLGKHDIRVNAISSGPIRTLSSKGVSDFNSILREIEEKAPLRRNTTPEEVGDTAVFLFSNMSRGITGEVLHVDSGYHVL from the coding sequence ATGTCAATTTCATTAAAAGATAAAACATACGTCATCATGGGTGTTGCCAATAAGCGCAGCATTGCATGGGGAATTGCGCGTTCGTTGGACGCAGCTGGAGCAAACTTGATCTTTACATATGCAGGGGAGCGCTTTGAAAAGTCGGTGCGTGATTTGGTCGCGACACTCGATGGCAACCACGAGCAGATTTTGCCATGCGATGTCACAAGTGACGAAGATGTGGAGAAATGCTTCAACACAATCAAAGAAAGCGCTGGTAAAATTGACGGCCTTGCGCATTGCATCGCGTTCGCGAAAACCGAAGAATTGTCAGGCGACTTTTCGGATACATCCCGCGACGGCTTTTTGCTCGCGCATAACATCAGCTCGTACTCATTGACAATCGTTTCGAAATACGCAAAACCGTTGATGACAGAAGGCGGCAGCATCGTGGCCTTGACATACATCGGCGGAGAGCGCGTCATGCCGAACTATAATGTCATGGGTGTTGCCAAAGCATCACTTGAAATGTCTGTCCGTTATTTGGCAGCGGATCTTGGCAAGCACGATATCCGCGTCAATGCGATTTCATCCGGCCCAATCCGTACATTGTCTTCTAAAGGCGTCAGCGACTTCAACTCGATCTTGCGCGAAATCGAAGAGAAAGCACCGCTTCGCCGCAACACCACGCCGGAAGAAGTAGGCGACACGGCCGTCTTCTTGTTCAGCAATATGTCCCGCGGCATCACGGGCGAAGTTTTGCATGTCGACAGCGGCTATCACGTATTATAA
- the mgtE gene encoding magnesium transporter: MMDETKIRDEELNEELLHELLKKGDVEAFREEFLSHHPYDQASFYEKADGETRQLLYQYLSPKEMADIFEAIEVDDDEYEDLFKEMDTRYAADILSYMYTDDAVDVLNELNKDQVASYLTIMDKDSAQQIKDLLHYEEYTAGSIMTTEFVAIPKNSTVRSAMNILRNAAPNAETIYYVFVIDEDRKLSGIVTLRDLIVADEDTLIEAIMNDRVVSVQVSEDQEEVARMIKDYDFLALPVVDFQDHLLGIITVDDIIDVLDEEASDDYSKLAAVSDMDTFDRGPLTAAKKRLPWLILLTFLGMLTANLMGMFEATLDQVALLAVFIPLIAGMAGNSGTQALAVAVRGIATGDIEEESKLKLLFREAGTGLITGVICGIVVVGLVYFWKSELLIGMLVGTAVASSIFVATLAGSFIPLLIHRMKIDPAVASGPFITTLNDIISILIYLGLATTFLTNL, encoded by the coding sequence ATGATGGACGAAACGAAGATCCGTGACGAGGAACTGAACGAAGAGTTATTGCACGAACTGCTGAAAAAAGGGGATGTCGAAGCATTCCGAGAAGAATTTTTGTCCCACCATCCATACGACCAGGCAAGCTTTTACGAGAAAGCGGACGGGGAAACGAGGCAATTGCTCTATCAGTATCTCTCTCCGAAAGAAATGGCGGATATTTTTGAAGCCATCGAAGTGGATGATGACGAATACGAAGACCTGTTCAAGGAAATGGATACACGCTATGCTGCGGATATCCTGTCCTATATGTACACCGATGACGCAGTCGATGTGCTGAATGAACTGAATAAAGACCAGGTCGCCAGTTATTTGACGATCATGGACAAAGACTCCGCCCAGCAAATTAAAGACTTGCTGCATTACGAAGAGTATACGGCAGGTTCGATCATGACAACGGAGTTTGTTGCAATCCCGAAAAATTCGACGGTGCGTTCGGCGATGAACATCCTGCGCAATGCTGCACCGAACGCCGAAACGATCTATTATGTTTTCGTCATCGATGAAGACCGTAAGTTGTCTGGCATCGTAACATTGCGAGATTTGATCGTTGCGGATGAAGACACTTTGATCGAAGCGATCATGAACGATCGCGTCGTCAGTGTCCAGGTAAGCGAAGACCAGGAAGAAGTCGCGCGCATGATCAAAGACTATGACTTTCTCGCACTCCCGGTCGTGGATTTCCAGGATCATCTGCTCGGCATCATCACGGTTGATGACATCATCGATGTGTTGGATGAAGAGGCATCTGATGACTACTCCAAATTGGCTGCCGTATCCGATATGGATACCTTTGACCGCGGCCCGCTCACAGCAGCGAAAAAACGCTTGCCATGGCTCATCTTGCTGACATTCCTCGGCATGCTGACAGCGAACTTGATGGGCATGTTTGAAGCGACGCTCGACCAGGTCGCGCTGCTCGCCGTGTTTATTCCACTGATTGCTGGAATGGCAGGGAATAGCGGCACGCAGGCGCTGGCGGTTGCCGTTCGTGGTATTGCGACGGGAGACATCGAAGAAGAAAGCAAACTCAAGCTGTTGTTCCGAGAAGCAGGCACAGGCTTGATTACAGGGGTCATTTGCGGCATCGTGGTCGTGGGGCTCGTTTATTTTTGGAAGTCTGAGTTGCTGATCGGGATGTTGGTCGGCACTGCGGTCGCCAGTTCGATTTTTGTCGCAACCTTGGCCGGCTCGTTTATCCCGTTATTGATCCACCGGATGAAGATTGACCCTGCCGTCGCGTCTGGGCCGTTCATAACGACTTTGAACGATATCATTTCCATCCTCATTTATTTAGGCTTGGCGACGACCTTCCTGACGAATTTGTAA
- the prpE gene encoding bis(5'-nucleosyl)-tetraphosphatase PrpE: MNYDVIGDIHGCFDELVELIKQLGYHFKNGLPVHPEGRKLAFVGDAMDRGPKSLDVLQLLFAMQDAGILYYAPGNHCNKLYRFFKGNPVELLHGLEMTVTEWHQLEKHAQKRFKNRFIRFYEELPLYHRLHNELIVVHAGLREDMIGQALSRRIITFALYGEITGKYHSDGRPVRGNWAKTYQGKPWIVYGHTPVATPYFKNNTVNIDTGCVFGGALTALRFPEMEIYQVPSMQAFQPDRFHQYD, encoded by the coding sequence ATGAATTATGATGTCATTGGCGATATCCACGGCTGTTTTGATGAGCTGGTCGAATTGATCAAACAGCTTGGATACCACTTCAAAAATGGCCTTCCCGTGCATCCCGAAGGCCGTAAGCTAGCTTTTGTCGGCGATGCCATGGACCGCGGCCCAAAATCCCTCGACGTCTTGCAGCTGTTATTCGCCATGCAGGATGCGGGCATTCTCTATTATGCCCCTGGCAATCATTGCAATAAACTCTACCGTTTTTTCAAAGGAAATCCAGTTGAGCTCCTGCACGGCTTGGAAATGACCGTAACGGAATGGCACCAGCTTGAAAAACACGCGCAGAAACGGTTCAAGAACCGGTTTATCCGGTTTTATGAAGAGCTCCCGCTTTATCATCGATTGCACAATGAATTGATTGTCGTCCATGCCGGATTGCGCGAGGATATGATCGGACAGGCACTGAGCCGCCGCATCATCACGTTTGCATTATACGGCGAAATCACCGGCAAATACCATTCCGATGGCCGGCCGGTGCGCGGGAATTGGGCGAAAACCTATCAAGGCAAACCATGGATCGTTTACGGCCATACGCCAGTCGCAACCCCTTACTTCAAAAACAATACCGTCAATATTGACACCGGCTGTGTATTTGGCGGGGCTTTGACCGCATTGCGTTTTCCTGAAATGGAAATTTACCAGGTTCCCTCAATGCAAGCCTTTCAGCCAGACCGCTTTCATCAGTATGATTAA
- a CDS encoding RluA family pseudouridine synthase, whose translation MKAFQVEFTAKKRGLLREALQNYGISKRTLASVKYSGGYLLVNGSEVTVRHPLEIGDAVTVIFPKETQGKGLTAENGPLAIVYEDDALLIVEKPPGQNTIPSREQPFGSLANIVAGHFERHAIPSTLHIATRLDKDTSGLVCIAKNRHIHHLLSVQQQEKRMNRRYEAFVHGEVTAGKMVITAPIARKGTSIIEREVREEGKFAETELELIQSGGGMSHVRLKLNTGRTHQIRVHLAHIGHPLLGDDLYGGGLKLIERQALHCTELQLDHPVSGKRLAFTSALADDMQALS comes from the coding sequence ATGAAAGCATTTCAAGTTGAATTCACTGCAAAAAAGCGCGGCCTGTTACGGGAAGCGCTGCAAAACTATGGCATTTCCAAAAGGACCTTGGCTTCTGTGAAGTATAGCGGGGGCTATTTGCTGGTCAACGGTTCGGAAGTGACGGTCAGGCATCCGCTCGAAATTGGGGATGCTGTGACCGTTATTTTTCCGAAAGAAACACAAGGCAAAGGCTTAACGGCAGAAAATGGGCCGCTTGCCATCGTCTATGAAGACGACGCGTTGTTGATTGTCGAAAAGCCGCCAGGGCAAAATACCATCCCATCGCGTGAACAGCCGTTCGGCAGTTTGGCGAATATTGTCGCAGGGCATTTCGAACGTCATGCTATCCCGTCCACATTGCATATTGCGACTCGCCTTGATAAAGATACATCGGGGCTAGTATGCATCGCCAAAAACCGCCATATCCATCATCTGCTATCCGTCCAGCAACAGGAAAAGCGCATGAACCGGCGCTATGAAGCGTTTGTGCACGGTGAAGTGACTGCTGGAAAAATGGTAATCACCGCCCCAATCGCCAGAAAAGGCACCAGCATCATCGAACGCGAAGTGAGGGAAGAGGGCAAGTTTGCCGAGACGGAGCTGGAATTAATCCAGTCGGGCGGCGGGATGAGCCATGTCCGGCTGAAGTTAAATACAGGCAGGACCCACCAAATACGCGTTCATCTAGCCCATATCGGGCATCCGCTGCTTGGGGACGATTTATACGGCGGTGGACTCAAGTTAATCGAAAGGCAAGCGCTGCATTGCACGGAATTGCAGCTCGATCATCCCGTCTCCGGGAAACGGCTGGCATTTACATCCGCGCTTGCCGATGATATGCAGGCATTGAGTTAA
- a CDS encoding NAD kinase, which yields MKFYIISRSDDLSNRLMEEAREYLEDFGMEWNEESPQIVLSIGGDGTLLHAFHKYSDRLDAVAFVGIHTGHLGFYADWKPIEIEKLVLAIAKKEFEVIEYPLLEVTVHYRSDQESSTYLALNESTVKSPDVTLVMDVFLNDSHFERFRGDGLCMSTPSGSTAYNKALGGAIIHPSLPAMQLTEMASINNRVFRTVGSPLVLPSHHRCTLLPVKAPDFMVTIDHFQLLHKDVESIEYRVAKEKVRFARFRAFPFWRRVHDSFIDSELSED from the coding sequence ATGAAATTTTATATCATATCGAGAAGTGATGATCTGTCCAACCGATTGATGGAAGAGGCCCGTGAATATCTAGAGGATTTCGGCATGGAATGGAACGAGGAATCCCCGCAGATCGTCTTATCGATTGGCGGGGACGGCACTTTGCTCCATGCATTCCATAAGTACAGCGACCGTTTGGATGCTGTCGCATTCGTCGGAATCCATACGGGCCACTTAGGATTTTATGCGGACTGGAAGCCGATCGAGATCGAGAAGCTCGTCTTGGCGATCGCGAAAAAGGAATTTGAAGTCATTGAATATCCTTTGCTGGAAGTGACGGTGCATTACCGGAGCGACCAGGAATCGTCCACCTATTTGGCGTTAAACGAATCGACCGTGAAATCCCCTGATGTTACGCTCGTGATGGATGTCTTTTTGAACGACAGCCATTTTGAACGGTTCCGCGGGGACGGGTTGTGCATGTCGACGCCTTCAGGAAGCACGGCGTATAATAAAGCGCTCGGCGGGGCGATTATCCATCCATCCTTGCCGGCGATGCAATTGACCGAGATGGCTTCGATTAACAACCGGGTGTTCCGGACTGTCGGATCGCCGCTTGTGTTGCCGTCCCATCACCGCTGCACTTTGCTGCCGGTGAAGGCACCCGATTTCATGGTGACGATCGACCATTTTCAATTGCTGCACAAAGACGTCGAATCGATCGAATATCGGGTGGCGAAAGAAAAAGTACGCTTCGCCCGTTTCCGTGCATTCCCGTTTTGGCGTCGCGTCCATGACTCATTCATCGACAGCGAACTGTCGGAGGATTGA
- a CDS encoding GTP pyrophosphokinase produces the protein MGQWNRFLAPYKQAVDEMKVKFKGMRKQFETNNTNSPIEFVTGRVKPLASIYDKTLEKGLLFEPSEELARNLQDIAGLRMMCQFVGDIETVVELLRQRNDLRIVEEKDYISHEKQSGYRSYHVIVEYPVQTIDGEQLILAEIQIRTLAMNFWASIEHSLNYKYKGVFPEEIKLRLQRAAEAAFQLDEEMTQIRDEIQEAQAYFSEYKESPGTRFPADAEGGRKDT, from the coding sequence ATGGGGCAATGGAATCGTTTTTTGGCGCCGTACAAACAGGCGGTCGACGAGATGAAAGTGAAATTCAAAGGCATGCGCAAGCAATTTGAAACAAATAACACGAATTCACCGATTGAGTTCGTTACCGGGCGTGTGAAGCCGCTAGCGAGCATTTATGATAAGACCTTGGAAAAAGGGTTGTTGTTTGAACCATCGGAAGAATTGGCCCGTAATTTGCAGGACATCGCCGGGTTGCGGATGATGTGCCAATTCGTTGGAGATATCGAAACCGTCGTGGAGCTGTTGCGTCAACGCAACGATTTACGCATTGTCGAAGAAAAGGATTATATTTCGCATGAAAAGCAAAGTGGCTATCGTTCGTATCATGTCATTGTCGAGTATCCGGTACAAACCATAGACGGCGAGCAGTTGATCCTCGCAGAAATCCAAATCCGTACTTTGGCGATGAATTTCTGGGCGTCGATTGAGCATTCCTTGAACTACAAATACAAAGGCGTATTCCCCGAGGAGATTAAGCTCCGGCTGCAGCGTGCGGCGGAAGCGGCATTCCAGCTCGACGAGGAAATGACGCAGATCAGGGATGAAATCCAGGAAGCGCAAGCATATTTCAGCGAATACAAAGAATCTCCGGGAACACGATTTCCGGCGGATGCGGAAGGAGGTCGAAAGGATACATGA
- a CDS encoding CYTH domain-containing protein: MTKELEIEFKNMLTKEEYSKLLAEQNTSPISQTNHYFDTSDFQLRDQKAALRLRSIGSHFECTLKTPAASGNYETTDSLDEQQASAILDFGQFDAPEVSAELERLGVSPSDLVLIGSLTTHRVESAYEGGLLVLDHSEYLGVEDYELEYEVTDEAAGKRSFLSLLEEKCIPVRPADKKIARFMKAASKH, from the coding sequence ATGACAAAAGAACTCGAAATCGAATTCAAGAACATGCTGACAAAAGAAGAGTATAGCAAATTATTGGCGGAGCAAAACACCTCCCCGATCAGCCAGACCAATCATTATTTCGACACGTCCGATTTCCAGCTGCGCGATCAAAAGGCAGCCCTGCGTCTGCGCAGCATCGGCAGCCATTTTGAATGCACACTTAAAACACCGGCCGCTTCCGGAAATTACGAAACAACCGACAGCTTGGACGAACAACAGGCGTCAGCTATCCTGGACTTCGGGCAGTTCGATGCGCCGGAAGTTTCCGCTGAGCTCGAACGGCTTGGTGTCTCTCCGTCCGATTTGGTGCTTATCGGTTCCCTAACGACCCATCGTGTTGAATCTGCTTACGAAGGCGGGCTTCTCGTTCTGGACCATTCAGAATACTTAGGGGTGGAAGATTACGAACTGGAATACGAAGTTACAGACGAGGCTGCCGGCAAGCGGAGTTTCCTCTCTTTGCTCGAAGAGAAGTGTATACCTGTGCGCCCTGCAGACAAGAAAATCGCGCGTTTTATGAAGGCGGCTTCCAAGCACTAA
- a CDS encoding globin, with protein MTGKPLIPYDEIGAETLSNLVDAFYARVSAHPQLAPIFPDDLTETARKQKQFLTQYLGGPNIYSAEHGHPRLKARHHPFPITPDRAQAWLECMSEAMDEVGLSGQFRETFFNRLVLTAHHMVNDYDSEEELE; from the coding sequence ATGACTGGAAAACCGCTTATTCCGTACGATGAAATCGGTGCGGAAACTTTATCAAACCTGGTGGACGCCTTTTATGCACGCGTCTCAGCACATCCGCAACTTGCACCCATTTTCCCTGATGACCTGACCGAAACAGCGAGAAAACAAAAACAGTTCTTAACACAATACTTAGGCGGCCCAAATATTTATTCAGCAGAACACGGGCATCCACGCCTGAAAGCACGCCATCATCCTTTCCCCATCACTCCTGACCGAGCGCAAGCCTGGCTTGAGTGCATGAGTGAAGCGATGGATGAAGTGGGGCTCAGCGGCCAATTCCGCGAGACATTTTTTAACCGTCTCGTATTGACCGCCCACCATATGGTGAATGATTACGACAGTGAGGAGGAGTTGGAGTGA
- a CDS encoding ClpXP adapter SpxH family protein: MSNLDLAEEILEHQVSCKPMELYVFMDPMNPACWELQSIIRKLQIEYGHYFSMRMILSTQLSALNMSVKNADMTGDELEHPALPSVAIKAAELQGKRAGNRFLYKLQEHLFLQSRNVTSYGVLLEIAAEAELDQDEFKDDFHSVHSAKAFQCDLRITREMEISEVPSIVFFNECIEDEGVKVSGLYSYDVYLTILQEMLGKDRLNRQSPPSLDDLFIKYPTMATHEVASIYNISEQTAERELKKQVLQQKLERIPMQDETLWKVK, encoded by the coding sequence GTGAGCAACCTGGATCTGGCAGAGGAAATCCTCGAACACCAAGTTTCCTGTAAACCAATGGAATTATACGTGTTCATGGATCCGATGAATCCCGCATGCTGGGAACTTCAATCCATCATCCGCAAATTGCAAATCGAGTATGGCCATTACTTTTCAATGCGGATGATCTTGAGCACACAATTATCCGCCCTGAACATGAGCGTGAAAAATGCTGATATGACCGGCGACGAGCTTGAACATCCCGCACTTCCATCTGTCGCCATCAAAGCGGCAGAGCTCCAGGGCAAACGTGCAGGCAATCGATTCCTGTATAAACTGCAAGAACATCTTTTTCTTCAATCAAGAAACGTCACATCTTACGGTGTACTGCTTGAAATCGCGGCAGAAGCGGAATTGGACCAAGACGAATTCAAGGACGATTTTCACTCGGTCCACAGCGCAAAAGCTTTCCAATGCGATCTTCGCATCACACGGGAAATGGAAATTTCCGAAGTGCCAAGCATTGTCTTTTTCAATGAATGCATCGAAGACGAAGGCGTCAAAGTTTCAGGCCTTTATTCATACGACGTCTATTTGACCATCCTACAGGAAATGCTGGGAAAAGACCGGCTCAATCGGCAATCCCCGCCTTCTCTCGATGACTTGTTCATAAAATACCCGACGATGGCGACCCACGAAGTGGCGAGCATCTATAATATCAGCGAACAAACCGCAGAACGTGAACTGAAAAAGCAAGTCCTGCAACAAAAACTAGAACGCATTCCAATGCAAGACGAGACCTTGTGGAAAGTAAAATAA
- the pepF gene encoding oligoendopeptidase F → MTEKLLTRDQVPAELTWRLEDIFATDSQWEEEFKAVSALAEKAGQYEGTLSGGADALYDALSYKDELSERLRKLYAYAHMRYDQDTTNSIYQAMDSRIKSLFAKTAAGLSFMTPEILSLDEAELNRYVDEQERLKLYKHALEELNKMRPHVLKAEQEALLAQLSEVVGASSETFGMLNNADLEFPEIENENGEKVQITHGNYIRFMESKDRRVREDAFKAVYATYGKFRNTFASTLSGNVKRDNVHARIRNYSSAREAALSDDHIPEAVYDQLVETVNNNLHLLQRYVALRKEVLGLDQVHMYDMYTPLVKEVKMEIPYDKATGMMLEGLHALGEEYVGIVKSGIDNRWVDVKENKGKRSGAYSSGAYGTNPYILMNWQDNVDNLFTLAHEFGHSVHSHYTRESQPFVYGDYSIFVAEVASTTNEALLNEHLVNTTEDEQERIYLLNHWLDGFRGTVFRQTMFAEFEHTIHQMDQNGEALTADRLTEVYYELNKKYFGEEMAVDEEIGLEWARIPHFYYNYYVFQYATGFSAATALSKKILEEGQPAVDRYINEFLKAGSSDYPIEVLKKAGVDMTSSEPVEEACKVFGQKLEELEALLLKK, encoded by the coding sequence ATGACGGAAAAATTATTGACCAGAGATCAAGTGCCTGCAGAACTAACGTGGCGCTTGGAAGATATTTTTGCTACAGATTCACAATGGGAAGAGGAATTCAAAGCCGTCTCAGCGCTGGCTGAGAAAGCTGGACAATATGAAGGTACTCTATCAGGAGGCGCGGACGCTTTGTACGACGCGCTAAGCTATAAAGATGAATTGTCGGAGCGCCTGCGCAAGCTCTACGCATATGCCCATATGCGCTATGACCAAGATACGACGAATTCAATATACCAGGCGATGGACAGCCGCATCAAATCGCTTTTCGCCAAAACAGCAGCAGGATTGTCTTTCATGACACCTGAAATCCTGTCTTTGGATGAAGCAGAATTGAACCGCTATGTAGATGAACAAGAAAGATTGAAACTATACAAGCATGCTCTTGAAGAACTTAATAAGATGCGTCCGCACGTACTGAAAGCAGAGCAAGAAGCCCTTCTTGCGCAATTATCGGAAGTGGTCGGGGCATCTTCTGAAACCTTTGGCATGCTTAATAATGCCGATTTGGAGTTTCCGGAAATCGAAAATGAAAACGGCGAAAAAGTGCAGATTACACATGGCAATTACATCCGTTTCATGGAAAGCAAAGACCGCCGCGTGCGTGAAGACGCATTCAAGGCCGTTTATGCGACATATGGAAAATTCCGTAACACCTTTGCATCCACTTTGTCTGGAAATGTTAAACGGGATAATGTCCACGCGAGAATCCGTAACTATTCATCGGCTCGCGAAGCAGCGCTGTCGGATGACCATATTCCGGAAGCTGTCTACGATCAATTGGTCGAAACCGTCAACAACAATCTTCATCTTCTGCAGCGCTACGTAGCGCTTCGCAAGGAAGTATTGGGCCTTGATCAGGTCCATATGTATGACATGTATACGCCGCTCGTAAAGGAAGTCAAAATGGAGATCCCTTACGACAAGGCGACAGGCATGATGCTCGAAGGCTTGCATGCGCTCGGTGAAGAATACGTTGGCATCGTCAAATCCGGGATCGATAACCGCTGGGTCGACGTAAAAGAGAACAAGGGCAAACGCAGCGGTGCCTATTCTTCCGGCGCTTATGGCACGAACCCTTACATCCTGATGAACTGGCAGGACAATGTAGACAACTTATTCACCTTGGCGCACGAATTCGGGCATAGTGTCCATAGCCATTACACAAGAGAAAGCCAACCGTTCGTCTACGGCGATTATTCCATCTTCGTGGCGGAAGTTGCATCGACGACGAATGAAGCCTTGTTGAACGAACATTTGGTCAATACGACAGAAGATGAGCAAGAACGCATTTACTTGCTTAACCACTGGCTGGATGGTTTCCGCGGGACAGTTTTCCGCCAGACAATGTTTGCTGAATTCGAGCACACGATCCATCAGATGGACCAGAACGGTGAAGCATTGACGGCTGACCGTTTGACGGAAGTGTATTATGAATTGAACAAAAAATATTTCGGCGAAGAGATGGCGGTAGATGAGGAAATCGGCCTCGAATGGGCGCGCATCCCACATTTCTATTATAATTATTATGTATTCCAGTATGCGACAGGCTTCAGTGCCGCTACGGCATTGAGCAAAAAGATCCTTGAAGAAGGGCAGCCCGCTGTAGATCGTTATATTAACGAATTCCTGAAAGCGGGCAGCTCCGATTACCCGATTGAAGTATTGAAAAAAGCCGGTGTGGACATGACCTCGTCCGAGCCGGTCGAAGAGGCGTGCAAAGTCTTTGGGCAGAAGCTTGAAGAACTTGAAGCCTTGTTGTTGAAGAAATAG
- a CDS encoding competence protein CoiA: MKPAVFFVLRAMDLPSKLKKRRVIHILTALDQGRLFTLQAYHTRQQLVQLRKDRSFQCPACKSPVLLKVGTTKIPHFAHLQQFSCTPGGEPETALHLLGKSSLASFFNDNTIPVHVEQYLSPIKQRPDLLVKKTAIEIQCSPLPAEQVVKRSQGYTKMGLHAIWIRGIETVPDKGLGIVQIRPFEKAMFRSAPLYPHLLQFNPKQSLFVYYSNLFYIHANRWIGKVSLLPLAEQVFPFAVPKIITMEEYRQAISLMRIEKNKYIRSQLLAKNRMRNPFWRLSYELRLDKEAIPPIFGLPFAGGHLFLEHPLIWQLKTALMIESGKPVETLLADQLVKTAPCGIDMALPLQVLSAYETLYRNSRSACFSEVVDISYHLLAKAWEN, encoded by the coding sequence TTGAAGCCGGCAGTATTTTTCGTATTGCGCGCAATGGACCTTCCGAGTAAACTGAAAAAAAGGAGGGTGATTCATATACTGACAGCACTCGATCAAGGCCGTTTATTTACGCTGCAGGCTTATCATACAAGGCAACAACTGGTTCAACTAAGAAAGGACCGAAGCTTTCAATGCCCCGCCTGTAAATCCCCAGTCCTCTTGAAAGTCGGCACGACTAAAATCCCCCATTTCGCCCATCTCCAGCAATTTTCCTGTACGCCAGGCGGTGAACCGGAAACGGCGCTTCATCTGCTTGGCAAATCCAGTCTAGCCTCTTTTTTTAACGACAACACCATCCCGGTTCATGTTGAACAATACTTGTCGCCGATCAAACAGCGACCGGACCTGTTGGTTAAAAAAACGGCAATTGAAATCCAATGCAGCCCCCTGCCCGCCGAACAGGTTGTAAAGCGCAGCCAAGGGTATACCAAGATGGGCCTTCACGCCATCTGGATCCGCGGAATAGAGACAGTACCGGATAAAGGATTAGGCATTGTCCAGATCCGCCCGTTCGAAAAAGCGATGTTCCGCAGCGCGCCGCTTTATCCCCACCTCCTGCAATTCAACCCCAAACAATCTCTCTTCGTTTACTACTCCAACCTTTTTTATATACACGCCAACCGTTGGATCGGAAAAGTATCGCTTTTGCCATTGGCGGAACAAGTTTTTCCTTTTGCGGTGCCGAAAATAATAACAATGGAAGAGTACAGGCAGGCAATATCGCTCATGCGAATAGAAAAAAATAAATACATCCGTTCCCAGTTATTAGCGAAAAACCGGATGAGAAACCCGTTCTGGCGATTGAGCTACGAACTCCGACTGGATAAGGAAGCCATTCCGCCGATTTTTGGATTGCCCTTCGCTGGCGGGCACTTATTTCTGGAACATCCTCTTATTTGGCAGTTAAAAACGGCCCTCATGATCGAATCAGGAAAGCCTGTGGAAACTTTGCTGGCTGACCAGCTGGTCAAGACTGCGCCTTGTGGCATAGATATGGCCTTGCCTTTGCAGGTGCTTTCGGCGTATGAAACCCTTTATCGAAATAGCCGTTCCGCGTGTTTTTCGGAAGTGGTGGATATTTCCTATCATCTGCTTGCAAAAGCGTGGGAAAATTGA